In Oceaniferula marina, the following proteins share a genomic window:
- a CDS encoding cadherin domain-containing protein: MAVFPAHASDDNDWWSMGPVGGSFQVQSGTSYIAVREVESGGPADLAGVQVGDFIMGGYGKAFLTTGSSTSGYKGAPQGFANAIERAESSDGAMPLTLLRPGVGSVEVTVNLPVLGSFGPAYPLGSAKFDGIYQQATLKIHENIEGTSNGDVGYMSGFYGIVLLADPHWNDTTGDKPYRLSIDKLRDRAVAVLDAAVVNPVEATNLDGTPNDGSENDSNPNDQSYVSVGLENWGLSTWAMFLAEYRAKTGDTSVDTSVQRAADLLAGRIQTWQQPPYGGSNGPTKVGLMGHGGVGGDYPHIGYSGINIINAHAMTAMAMLKTAGATIDDVKMQASWNWVKSTTNTDGNVGYAWKQGGYDSSGRTAGVAFAMSSYGGLDAADEAVLTTMKDYISREWQRMQHTHAYTVGGTQFYQFVLPYLTDRDQRFIMENQKMFYHFHRTTTDALRYFGGRENNGGDGYVNTGRVAYAGVAMAQAVASGNLTTISSVDRSRIHADFQSPFLTWPTIDARHVEIDALAQAFSVDITDYQGVSILPADYSASWTHISGPATATFTSANTADTTVNFPQDGTYRIQLEVVSGGYTLTEPVDIVVDTSGGPVLTPPSIVTEPTPQSTTLGGSATMSVVVDGDGPFLYEWFLEGKSLGVNSSSTLNLSNVSGGYVGNYQCVVTHPAGTLTSATASLTVTDAGILAQGGLWRDQFDGISGTTVADLTNHSSFPRFSTFAEFLTAAESAREIGDNYGSRWTGWLTPDVTGDYIFYLAADYSSELWLSTDAQPANKVLIHSQVNTLSRDWDAAGQSVAITLTAGQSYYIEVLHKENTGSDYCGVAWQKPGEDVPVDGSEPIPGQYLSCFTGGVHDTSIVLPPVFDRTSYVWTLDETANTGSVVGTVSATDSSTPLTYAITSGNTNGAFTINSSTGEISLVNALDFEVTPSYSLTIQATNSISLIGQVTATVAVNDIYDAQLIVNTNFEDADGFTGYSGHGTLTTNTDNLGAQWSTADDARIWNMSGLAPSGEQCLVLGVVNTSNSVELEIPGTDHGVSSVTFDYAAFSSSTNATTKLYYRVDGGAWVEAWSVTMNGMVPDWQVKPWPWVTVDINQAGDVDLKFETTGTKGILIDTIRVKDNRPNLPPVANDSSLSIFETVDIGTSVGIVDGSDPNAGDPLSYAITGGNTGNAFAIHATTGEITLVSSLDYDVQSQYQLSVSVTDTLGLSDTATVTINVDPNLIGLVDIFYGNEIYDGVSYVNGWSEVTGGHVSESLNGTELNRNQDSGNGATWLEGVSSSTDAATTTWNTANHGDWTWEARIRVHDSPNGFALWLGTGLGVAIVEIYNDRTQDSGNQTFNVAHTNNDGAYHVWRVANDSAASKYHVWRDGVLLTPVGGVGYDSTSDDDRMIIGDTTSGTFGNSHHIDIDYIAYDQSGVYSPPVNNSAPAWNTHPVNEIAAMEDAAFSATLSDDVSDADSDPLSFSKVSGPAWLAINSDGTLSGVPANSDVGNNSWIIEVSDGTASPVQATLNITVINSNDPPLVNDHSASITENVANGTAVVTVAASDPDVGDSLTYAITAGNIGGAFAIDTNGSITTAAAIDYESVSSYSLTVTVTDSSSATDEATVTVTVTNENEAPSAVDNSASVQDDLTIGASVVTVVASDPDTGDSLSYAITAGNTGGAFAIDSSGIITTTTTLDAATTSSYTLTVTVTDSGNLTDIATVSIAVTAANNDPVFVSDPIIGGEGMLFVAYTGTLAGSASDADAGDNLTYSKISGPAWLSIAADGTLTGTPTSTDGGLNTFTVEVSDGNGGSAQAVLTITVAEAGVVYFDDFESYDVENPSDFSVGGTASGNWTASNTASNATRTFNTSNYGGSRLWISNVDGTRITSDGIEVGADAHYTMSVVMLTETATAGRTLNANYDILVGQDAASAVSIVGGPQAVVTEGDDWQTPDSKSDHVFTHSFQTGTLNPGDKVFLRYERVGTLSSGGWFGVDDVQLTLDGRNSAPTVNDDTFTVAENAGPGIAVGTVSASDPNVNDTLVYSITAGNAGGEFTIDAQSGAMTTTSPLDYEMTGSYALTVTVTDGGGVADTADITVNVSDVNEAPVAADSSGSLTEDSMIGAAVATVAASDVDAGDSLSFAITAGNTGNAFAIDSSGNITTTTPLDYETQSSYTLTVTVTDTGLLTDTATVDVTVTDVVETTAPVVSTGSAGNFTQTSADLSYTVSDDGGEAPTVTLYYGETDGGTTPGNWASSAGQGVRAIGGHTASLSGLTEGTTYYFTVHASNSAGEVWGSSGSFTTEADTSPKLVRTTISGVTNGSWTTVNLGQSYNSAVIIATPIYPDTTTAPVVTRITNVSGSSFDLKVDRADGLSDAMTIDVSIIAVEEGVYTQATDGVTMEAVKYTSTVTADNNSWVGEAQTYQNTYTAPVVVGQVMSANDANWSVFWSMGNSRTVPASASALNVGKHVGEDPNTTRANETIGYIVIESGSGTINGVAYEAALGGDSVRGFGNSSSPYTYTLSGGLSTVSSAAASISGMDGGNGAWAVLSGSPALTTTSIGLHALEDQLNDSELSHTTTQVGYIVFE, from the coding sequence ATGGCGGTATTTCCCGCTCACGCCAGTGATGATAACGACTGGTGGTCGATGGGGCCTGTTGGTGGCTCGTTCCAAGTGCAGTCGGGAACCTCATATATCGCGGTGCGAGAGGTGGAGTCGGGAGGACCGGCGGACTTGGCCGGGGTGCAAGTCGGAGACTTCATTATGGGGGGCTACGGTAAGGCTTTCCTAACTACCGGAAGTTCTACTTCAGGATATAAAGGGGCACCGCAAGGATTTGCTAATGCCATTGAGCGAGCGGAGTCGAGTGATGGTGCGATGCCTTTGACATTACTACGCCCGGGGGTTGGCAGTGTGGAAGTGACCGTCAATTTACCTGTACTTGGCTCATTTGGGCCGGCCTATCCGCTGGGGAGTGCCAAGTTTGATGGAATTTATCAGCAGGCAACTTTGAAAATTCATGAAAACATCGAAGGGACATCAAATGGTGATGTTGGTTACATGAGTGGCTTTTACGGTATTGTGCTTTTGGCCGACCCTCATTGGAATGATACGACGGGTGACAAGCCATATCGCTTATCGATTGATAAGCTACGAGATAGGGCTGTCGCTGTATTGGATGCTGCGGTCGTCAATCCTGTTGAAGCAACGAACTTGGATGGAACTCCTAATGATGGTTCGGAGAATGATAGTAACCCGAATGACCAAAGTTACGTAAGTGTTGGGCTTGAAAACTGGGGCTTATCGACTTGGGCGATGTTTTTGGCCGAGTATCGGGCGAAGACTGGCGATACTTCCGTGGATACAAGCGTCCAGCGCGCGGCCGATCTTTTGGCTGGTCGGATTCAGACGTGGCAGCAGCCTCCCTATGGTGGCTCCAACGGTCCTACCAAGGTTGGCTTGATGGGGCACGGAGGCGTTGGTGGTGACTACCCGCATATTGGTTATTCCGGGATTAATATTATTAATGCGCATGCGATGACAGCCATGGCGATGCTCAAGACAGCAGGGGCCACCATTGATGATGTCAAGATGCAGGCGTCTTGGAACTGGGTGAAATCAACGACGAACACTGACGGCAATGTTGGATATGCTTGGAAGCAAGGGGGGTATGATTCCAGTGGGCGCACGGCAGGTGTTGCGTTTGCCATGTCATCATATGGTGGCTTGGATGCGGCCGATGAGGCGGTGTTAACCACAATGAAGGACTATATTTCGCGTGAGTGGCAGCGCATGCAGCATACGCATGCATACACGGTGGGGGGGACGCAGTTCTATCAGTTTGTTCTTCCATATCTTACGGATCGTGATCAGCGGTTTATTATGGAGAACCAAAAAATGTTTTATCATTTTCATCGGACAACAACGGATGCTCTCCGGTATTTTGGTGGGCGCGAAAACAATGGAGGAGACGGCTATGTGAACACAGGTCGAGTGGCATACGCAGGTGTTGCCATGGCTCAGGCTGTGGCTAGTGGTAATCTCACTACCATTTCCAGTGTGGATCGTTCACGGATTCACGCTGATTTTCAGTCACCATTTTTGACCTGGCCGACGATCGATGCACGTCATGTGGAGATCGATGCTCTTGCTCAAGCGTTTAGCGTGGATATCACGGATTACCAAGGAGTGTCGATTCTACCTGCGGATTATAGCGCAAGCTGGACTCATATTTCCGGCCCGGCAACAGCGACCTTCACGTCTGCCAATACAGCGGACACAACAGTGAACTTTCCCCAAGACGGAACCTACCGCATTCAACTGGAAGTGGTCAGCGGTGGTTATACACTTACTGAGCCCGTCGATATTGTGGTGGATACCAGCGGTGGTCCGGTTCTGACCCCACCTAGCATTGTAACAGAGCCAACGCCTCAATCGACAACGCTAGGAGGTTCGGCCACCATGTCTGTGGTCGTGGACGGTGATGGTCCATTTCTCTATGAGTGGTTTCTTGAAGGGAAATCTCTAGGGGTTAACAGCTCCTCTACACTCAATCTTTCGAATGTGAGCGGAGGCTATGTGGGCAATTACCAATGCGTGGTCACCCACCCAGCGGGTACCTTGACCAGTGCCACCGCGAGCCTTACTGTGACGGATGCCGGCATTTTGGCGCAGGGTGGATTATGGCGTGATCAATTTGATGGCATTTCAGGAACAACGGTTGCCGATCTTACGAATCATTCGAGTTTTCCTAGGTTCTCCACATTCGCTGAGTTTTTAACGGCAGCTGAAAGTGCTCGTGAAATCGGTGATAACTATGGTTCCCGTTGGACTGGTTGGCTGACTCCGGATGTGACAGGAGACTATATTTTCTATTTAGCCGCTGATTATTCTTCAGAGTTATGGCTCTCCACTGATGCGCAACCGGCGAATAAGGTGCTGATTCATAGTCAAGTCAACACCCTGTCGCGTGACTGGGATGCCGCTGGCCAATCAGTGGCGATCACCCTAACGGCGGGTCAGAGTTATTACATTGAAGTTCTTCACAAGGAGAATACTGGATCAGATTATTGTGGCGTTGCATGGCAAAAGCCTGGCGAGGATGTTCCTGTCGATGGATCCGAGCCTATTCCCGGACAGTATCTTTCGTGTTTCACCGGAGGTGTGCACGATACGTCCATTGTGCTTCCCCCGGTATTTGATCGCACAAGCTACGTCTGGACGCTCGATGAGACAGCGAACACCGGCTCCGTAGTCGGCACCGTAAGTGCTACGGATTCGAGCACTCCGCTGACATATGCGATCACTTCAGGAAATACCAATGGAGCGTTTACGATTAATAGTAGCACGGGCGAGATTTCGTTGGTGAATGCTCTGGATTTTGAAGTTACGCCAAGTTATTCACTCACCATTCAGGCAACCAATTCGATCAGCCTGATTGGCCAGGTGACAGCTACAGTTGCAGTGAATGATATTTATGATGCTCAGCTGATCGTGAATACCAACTTCGAAGATGCGGATGGCTTCACTGGATATTCCGGTCATGGAACATTGACGACCAACACCGATAACCTGGGAGCTCAGTGGAGTACAGCTGATGATGCCCGTATCTGGAATATGAGTGGTCTCGCCCCATCAGGTGAGCAATGCCTGGTGCTCGGCGTTGTGAACACATCGAACAGCGTGGAACTTGAGATTCCCGGAACAGATCATGGAGTCAGCAGCGTGACCTTTGACTATGCCGCCTTTTCCAGTAGCACCAACGCAACCACCAAACTTTATTACCGTGTTGACGGTGGTGCCTGGGTAGAGGCGTGGAGTGTCACGATGAATGGGATGGTTCCTGATTGGCAGGTCAAGCCGTGGCCATGGGTGACGGTTGATATCAACCAAGCCGGTGATGTGGATCTTAAATTTGAAACGACTGGGACCAAGGGGATTCTCATTGATACCATACGCGTAAAAGATAATCGGCCGAACTTACCGCCGGTGGCGAATGATAGTAGCTTGTCGATTTTTGAAACCGTTGATATAGGCACCTCTGTAGGCATCGTGGATGGCAGTGACCCGAACGCAGGTGACCCTCTGAGCTATGCAATCACCGGAGGAAATACCGGCAACGCGTTTGCGATTCATGCAACAACAGGTGAAATCACCTTGGTGAGTAGTCTGGATTATGATGTGCAGAGTCAATATCAACTCAGCGTTTCTGTGACGGATACCCTGGGGCTCAGTGATACGGCGACTGTGACGATCAACGTTGATCCCAACCTCATTGGTCTTGTGGATATCTTTTATGGTAACGAAATCTATGATGGCGTCAGTTATGTGAACGGTTGGAGCGAGGTGACCGGTGGCCATGTTTCAGAATCTCTGAACGGTACCGAACTCAATCGCAACCAAGATAGTGGGAATGGTGCCACATGGTTGGAGGGGGTTTCCTCAAGTACAGACGCAGCGACCACAACCTGGAATACCGCCAATCATGGGGACTGGACTTGGGAGGCGCGGATTCGTGTCCATGACAGCCCGAACGGCTTTGCCCTCTGGCTCGGAACCGGCCTGGGCGTTGCCATTGTGGAGATCTACAACGACCGCACCCAGGATAGTGGTAATCAGACATTCAACGTCGCTCATACGAATAACGATGGGGCTTACCACGTCTGGCGTGTTGCCAATGACTCCGCAGCCAGTAAATACCATGTCTGGCGTGATGGAGTGCTTCTGACACCTGTTGGAGGTGTTGGCTATGATAGTACATCTGACGATGACCGTATGATCATTGGTGATACCACCAGCGGAACATTCGGAAATAGTCATCACATTGATATCGATTACATTGCCTATGATCAGAGCGGGGTTTACTCACCCCCTGTAAATAACAGTGCTCCGGCTTGGAACACCCATCCAGTGAATGAGATTGCGGCAATGGAGGATGCGGCCTTTAGTGCAACACTCTCTGACGATGTATCCGATGCCGACTCTGACCCGCTGAGCTTTTCCAAGGTTTCAGGCCCTGCATGGTTAGCCATTAACTCTGATGGCACATTGAGTGGAGTCCCTGCCAACAGCGATGTTGGAAACAACAGTTGGATTATTGAAGTCAGCGATGGCACGGCATCCCCGGTTCAAGCAACTCTGAACATCACAGTAATTAACTCTAACGACCCTCCGCTGGTGAATGATCACTCTGCAAGCATTACAGAAAATGTAGCCAATGGTACAGCTGTCGTGACCGTGGCTGCCAGTGACCCCGACGTAGGGGATAGTCTCACTTATGCGATTACTGCAGGCAATATCGGCGGGGCTTTCGCCATCGATACGAACGGAAGCATAACAACTGCCGCTGCAATCGATTATGAATCCGTGAGCAGCTACTCGCTGACTGTGACTGTCACTGATAGCAGCAGTGCCACTGATGAAGCCACTGTGACGGTAACGGTCACCAATGAAAATGAGGCTCCTAGCGCTGTGGACAACAGTGCAAGCGTGCAGGATGATCTTACGATTGGGGCTTCTGTTGTAACCGTTGTAGCAAGTGACCCCGATACCGGTGATAGCTTGAGTTATGCGATTACGGCTGGAAATACGGGTGGTGCTTTTGCCATTGATTCGAGCGGAATCATTACAACCACCACGACATTGGATGCGGCTACGACTTCGAGTTATACGTTGACTGTGACAGTCACCGACAGCGGCAATCTAACTGACATTGCTACGGTTTCCATTGCGGTGACTGCTGCAAATAACGATCCGGTTTTTGTCAGCGATCCGATCATAGGAGGTGAGGGTATGCTCTTTGTTGCCTACACCGGAACGCTTGCAGGATCTGCAAGCGATGCGGACGCAGGAGACAATCTGACATACAGCAAAATCAGTGGCCCGGCTTGGCTCAGTATTGCTGCCGATGGAACTCTCACCGGGACACCTACTTCAACGGACGGTGGCTTGAATACCTTTACGGTCGAAGTCAGTGATGGCAACGGGGGAAGTGCCCAAGCGGTGTTGACCATTACTGTGGCTGAAGCGGGTGTTGTTTATTTCGACGACTTCGAGAGTTACGATGTGGAAAACCCATCGGACTTCTCGGTGGGAGGGACAGCCTCCGGAAATTGGACAGCCAGTAATACGGCCTCCAATGCGACACGGACGTTTAATACCAGTAATTACGGTGGCTCGCGTTTGTGGATTAGTAATGTGGATGGGACCCGTATCACCAGTGATGGTATCGAGGTTGGAGCTGACGCCCACTACACCATGTCCGTGGTGATGCTAACCGAAACGGCTACCGCTGGACGCACCCTGAATGCCAACTACGATATTTTAGTGGGGCAGGACGCAGCTTCGGCTGTCAGTATTGTCGGCGGGCCACAAGCAGTGGTCACCGAGGGTGATGATTGGCAGACACCGGATTCGAAATCGGATCACGTCTTTACGCACAGTTTTCAGACTGGAACGCTTAATCCAGGCGACAAGGTGTTCCTGCGTTACGAGCGTGTGGGAACCCTTTCCTCAGGGGGGTGGTTCGGCGTGGATGATGTTCAGCTCACGCTTGACGGACGGAATAGCGCTCCGACCGTCAATGATGACACCTTCACTGTGGCTGAAAACGCTGGCCCGGGAATTGCCGTTGGCACCGTGAGTGCAAGTGACCCTAACGTAAATGATACTTTGGTTTACTCTATCACTGCAGGTAATGCCGGTGGCGAATTTACAATCGACGCTCAGAGTGGAGCGATGACAACGACTAGCCCTCTCGATTATGAAATGACTGGGAGCTATGCTCTCACCGTTACGGTAACGGACGGTGGCGGAGTCGCTGACACCGCAGACATCACGGTGAATGTTTCCGATGTGAACGAAGCCCCAGTAGCTGCCGACAGCAGTGGCAGCCTCACCGAAGACTCCATGATCGGAGCTGCTGTGGCAACGGTTGCAGCCAGTGATGTGGATGCCGGGGATTCCCTCAGCTTCGCCATTACGGCTGGTAATACAGGGAACGCTTTTGCCATTGATAGCAGTGGTAACATTACCACCACGACACCACTTGATTACGAAACGCAATCAAGCTACACCTTGACTGTGACCGTAACCGATACCGGATTACTTACCGATACAGCAACGGTTGACGTGACGGTCACTGATGTGGTGGAAACCACCGCTCCTGTTGTCTCCACCGGATCAGCCGGCAACTTTACGCAGACGAGTGCAGACCTTTCCTATACGGTCAGTGACGATGGTGGCGAGGCCCCAACCGTGACGCTCTACTATGGGGAAACCGACGGGGGGACGACTCCGGGGAACTGGGCAAGCAGCGCGGGTCAAGGGGTGAGAGCAATTGGCGGTCACACCGCGTCATTGAGTGGCTTGACCGAGGGCACCACCTACTACTTCACGGTGCACGCCAGCAACAGCGCAGGTGAGGTATGGGGCAGCAGCGGTAGCTTCACTACGGAGGCCGATACCTCGCCAAAATTGGTCAGGACCACAATCAGCGGTGTCACCAATGGTAGCTGGACGACGGTTAACCTTGGCCAGAGCTATAACTCGGCAGTGATTATTGCGACTCCCATTTATCCGGATACTACGACAGCTCCAGTGGTGACCCGGATTACCAACGTCAGCGGCAGCAGCTTTGATCTTAAGGTGGACCGCGCCGACGGACTGAGTGATGCCATGACGATTGATGTATCGATCATCGCAGTTGAAGAGGGGGTTTATACTCAGGCAACCGACGGAGTGACGATGGAAGCCGTGAAATACACCTCGACGGTAACGGCTGACAACAACAGCTGGGTGGGTGAAGCCCAGACCTACCAAAATACTTACACAGCTCCGGTGGTGGTCGGTCAGGTGATGAGTGCGAATGATGCCAATTGGTCGGTATTCTGGAGCATGGGTAATTCGCGAACAGTTCCCGCCAGCGCGTCGGCATTAAACGTTGGTAAACACGTAGGTGAGGACCCGAACACAACCCGGGCGAATGAGACTATTGGTTACATCGTAATCGAAAGTGGAAGTGGCACCATCAATGGGGTGGCCTATGAAGCCGCCCTCGGTGGTGACAGCGTGCGAGGCTTTGGTAACTCATCAAGCCCCTACACTTACACTCTGAGTGGCGGTTTGAGTACTGTGAGTTCGGCTGCAGCCAGCATTTCCGGTATGGACGGAGGAAATGGAGCCTGGGCAGTGCTGTCCGGTTCTCCGGCTCTGACGACGACCAGCATCGGCTTACATGCTCTGGAGGATCAGCTGAATGATTCTGAGCTGAGCCATACGACGACCCAGGTTGGCTATATTGTGTTTGAATAG
- a CDS encoding YdjY domain-containing protein — MKLLQSRLAAGALLACLMIGISEAEPQPNQGEGLHKGKGEVDSSGKFTPHASHPKGSGKKLSVEESKAELQKALKLEPLGGDRYRLGKVLLDKKKRTVTIPVKVNMRKGVIEYALVTENGKVHESVFTTSASPSHVHLACLLLGKAEVPGMDWPKSHRGITKKQAVSVEVTWPTNGPVKRYPLADCVLKKDMSNEANKGNKLATGHWLYSGSHFRGGVFAAQAEGSLISIIGDGAALINGLRKDHTNDMIHSVNADILPAQGRTIKMVLTIP; from the coding sequence ATGAAACTTTTACAGAGTCGTCTTGCTGCGGGAGCCTTGCTGGCTTGCCTGATGATCGGAATCAGCGAAGCTGAACCACAGCCGAATCAGGGGGAGGGACTTCATAAAGGAAAAGGAGAGGTCGATAGCTCGGGGAAATTCACCCCTCATGCGTCACATCCCAAAGGTTCAGGAAAGAAACTCTCGGTAGAAGAATCCAAGGCTGAACTGCAAAAGGCCCTGAAACTGGAACCCTTGGGTGGTGATCGTTACCGGCTGGGGAAAGTGTTACTTGATAAAAAGAAGCGGACGGTGACCATCCCGGTTAAAGTGAATATGCGCAAGGGCGTGATCGAATACGCCTTGGTGACTGAAAATGGTAAGGTGCACGAGTCTGTTTTTACGACCAGTGCCAGCCCTAGCCACGTGCATCTGGCATGTTTATTGTTAGGGAAGGCCGAGGTTCCCGGCATGGATTGGCCCAAGAGCCACCGTGGCATTACCAAAAAGCAGGCTGTAAGTGTTGAGGTCACATGGCCCACGAACGGCCCGGTAAAACGCTATCCTCTAGCAGATTGTGTGTTGAAGAAAGACATGAGTAATGAGGCAAACAAGGGGAACAAATTGGCAACGGGTCATTGGCTTTACAGCGGGTCGCATTTTAGAGGTGGTGTTTTTGCCGCTCAGGCGGAGGGCTCGTTGATCTCAATTATCGGTGATGGAGCTGCACTGATCAACGGATTAAGAAAAGATCATACCAACGACATGATCCATTCGGTGAATGCCGATATTCTTCCAGCCCAAGGCAGGACGATCAAAATGGTCCTGACCATCCCCTAG